A single Carnobacterium inhibens subsp. inhibens DSM 13024 DNA region contains:
- the glyQ gene encoding glycine--tRNA ligase subunit alpha: MKENSLTFQEIIMTLQKYWSDQGCLLLQSYDTEKGAGTMSPYTFLRAIGPEPWNAAYVEPSRRPADGRYGENPNRLFQHHQFQVVMKPSPDNIQELYLESLRLLGIDPLEHDIRFVEDNWENPSMGCAGLGWEVWLDGMEITQFTYFQQVGGLECNPVTSEITFGLERLASYIQDVDSVYDIEWTKGVKYGEIFIQPEYEHSKYAFENSNQELLLMLFNEYEKEATAQIEAGLVHPAYDYVLKCSHTFNLLDARGAVSVTERAGYLARIRNMARAIAKAFVIEREKLGFPLLQAQSAENKEAKEND; this comes from the coding sequence ATGAAAGAGAATAGCTTAACATTTCAAGAAATAATCATGACATTACAGAAATATTGGTCTGATCAAGGTTGTCTACTGCTTCAATCCTACGATACAGAAAAAGGAGCAGGAACAATGAGTCCGTACACATTTTTACGCGCTATTGGACCAGAACCTTGGAACGCGGCCTATGTAGAACCTTCAAGACGTCCAGCAGATGGTCGTTATGGTGAAAATCCTAATCGTTTATTCCAACACCATCAATTCCAAGTAGTTATGAAACCTTCTCCAGATAATATTCAAGAACTTTATTTAGAAAGTCTTCGCTTACTAGGAATCGATCCTCTTGAACATGACATCCGCTTTGTAGAAGACAACTGGGAAAATCCTTCAATGGGTTGTGCAGGTCTTGGATGGGAAGTATGGTTAGACGGTATGGAAATTACTCAATTTACTTACTTCCAACAAGTTGGGGGATTAGAATGCAATCCTGTAACCAGTGAGATTACTTTTGGATTAGAACGATTAGCTTCTTATATTCAAGATGTTGACAGTGTTTATGATATTGAATGGACTAAAGGGGTTAAATATGGTGAGATCTTTATTCAACCTGAATACGAACACTCTAAGTATGCTTTTGAAAACAGCAATCAAGAATTGCTTTTAATGTTGTTTAATGAATATGAAAAAGAAGCAACTGCACAAATTGAAGCTGGATTAGTTCATCCTGCTTATGACTACGTGTTGAAATGTAGCCATACATTTAATTTGCTGGATGCTAGAGGTGCCGTTTCCGTTACGGAACGTGCTGGATACTTAGCTCGTATTCGTAACATGGCTCGTGCGATCGCAAAAGCTTTTGTTATTGAACGCGAAAAATTAGGTTTCCCTTTGCTTCAAGCTCAATCTGCTGAAAATAAGGAGGCAAAAGAAAATGACTAA